The Erpetoichthys calabaricus chromosome 16, fErpCal1.3, whole genome shotgun sequence sequence GATCATAATCTCATGTCAGTCTATGTTTGCACTTATCTGATCTAAATTTATTTTGCGTTTGCATTAGGTCCTCCATTGAAGCAAGCCGTTTCACTCATACTTGGCCTGGCTGTTGTTTTAACAACCTGTGGGTTTCATATTCTACATTCACTAATTACAGTAATTGGATCCTGGGTGTTAATCAATTACAGCTGGAGGTGAGAGTTGTTATTATTTcacatattgttatttatttttatttttttgctaaaacttACATGAACATATCTTTACTGTTTCTTTTCATTAGTTTCTTGCTGTATTTTTAAGATCAAATTTTCTCCTtctcacattcatttttttgtcttcatctttCCTtatctgcgatgggctggcgccctgcttggcgtttgtttcctgccttgcgccctgtgttggctgggattggctccagcagacccccgtgaccctgtagttaggatatagcgggttgaataaagGATGGATCTTTCCTTATGACCCAGCAAAATTAAAGCTCTACTTTTCTATAACATTTAATCCCTAAAAagtataagaataaataaataaataaagcacacacAAAGAGACTAAAACTGGAATCAAgacattaaataagaaaaaattaagCATGATGTCCACTCTACCAGAATATCTCAAACTAACAGACAGGCTTCAGAAACTGGAAACCGCCTATACTGGATCCAGACAAGAACGGAAATGTTGGTTGACCATCAAAGCATAATACATTAAGAGCCCTCCCTtgataaataacaaacaaaagagGAGATGAGACTGAGATGACCTGGCAGAGATAACAACATCATAAAACCTGTGTCATCACTTATGCGTAAATGAAGTGATGTGCAACAACTGCTATGCAGCAGACATTTTGGTATAAATTAGAACCTAGAGAATTCTGAGAATGTAATGTTCTTCTGcatgcttcttcttttctttcatttagtCAGTATTGCTGGGTATTGCACAAGTAGGAATATCTGTTTCTTTTTGGCTTGTGATGACAAGGCTTTGTTACTGCACTTGGCATACTTTGAGGTTCTCAAAATAGGAAAAGATGTAATGAATTATATCCATATAGAAATATTTCTGACTCATGGAACGTATATTCAGTCATTTAACAGTAAAAGAGAACAAGGAAAATATCATGTTTAcctattttatattcattttcagtgttttaaatATCTGTTTTTTGGCAAATAATATTTATCACATAAatggagatctgggttcgcttcccgggtcctccctacatggagtttgcatgttctccccgtgtctgcgtgggtttcctccggatgcttcggtttcctcccacagtccaaagacatgcagtttaggtgcattggtgattctaaattgtccctagtgtgtgcttggtatgtgggtgtgtgtgtgtgtcctgtgttgggctggcaccctgcctgggatttgttcctgccttgtgccctgtgctggctgggattggctccagcagacacccatgaccctgtgttaggatattgcgggttgtaaaatgactgagtgactgacttaTAAATGAGTAGGGTTTAAGGTagtatttaaaaagttttttatgCCTCCCTGAATGGTTCTATTTGATAGCATACCATTTACTTTTGAAGATAGTTTGAACAGTCTTGGGAGTTTGAACTTTGATTACAAGATAAGCTGGGGATGTGTCTGGCCAGCATTATATTATGTTCAGAATTACACTATAAATTATAACACGTTGAAACAGTCTCTGTGAACTGCAGAATGTTAAGAGTCCAGTTGTTGGAGTGCAATTAGCATCACCCTTAGTCCTAGGAATATTGTGAATTCCTCTTGGCAGGGGCATAGTAACATGTCACAGTTTCCACAGATTTAGAGTATAGTGACAGATTCCTCTTGTGAAGTTATTTACATTATACTTAAGTGTTTTTAGATGAGTGGACAGTTGTTATTCCGTCAGAGGCATTATTCTGCCTATGTTAAACAGGATTTTGTTGTTGTCGTACTATGATCCTTCAGTGCAGATGATTTGAATCCTGGATTTATGGAAATAGAAGGTCCTCTTTTCAACCTGTGCAATCAAACTCATGAGTACAGGGGCCAGAAACTATGCTGGTACCActggatgcaagacaggaaacagccctggatagGAAACTTGTCCATTGCAGGGTCCACTCGCAAGCACCTACACATAGACCAGTTTGGGTTTGTCATTTAacctaatgtgcatgtctttggggatatggggaaaacaaaaatgtgcagGTATGAGGTAAATGTACAGATTGAACACAGAGACCAGGGGTTACAGTCTTCTCTATTGTGATCAAGCATAATGGACAAGACCAATTTCTTTACCTTGCTATGTTGATTGATGTCTTAGCAGTGTGGTGTGCTACAAAAAATAACTTACAATGCAGTAACCTTATTTTCTGCTCACCTTTTGTTAATCATTCCATCTTTTTTTTCCACAGGTCGGCCCCCAATCtcactcttttctggaccttctcATACCTATTCTTTTTCAGACTTGTAGCATGGTTTGGACTTCCTTCTCCTACACCTATCACCAATGCTGTGCAGCTAGTTTTGACCTTGAAGGTGAGAATGTAGATGGTGGTCAGTATATTTTCCATGTCACTTTAATCAGACTTGCTGCTTTCAAAGGGTTATCAAaagatacatttattattatagcaATCATACAAAATATTCTGAGTTACTGACtcttgtgttattttaattgatCATTTTAGATGGTCAGTTTGGCCAATGAAGTTCAAGCATTCCACTTGGCCAAGAAAGAAGAATCAAGTTCTTTTAGCAAATCTGGAGTTGTTTGCTCAATCTTGCAACTGCCTTCACTTTATGATGTACTGAGCTATAGCTACTGCTATATTGGTATAATGACAGGTTGGTTATTGTCCTATTCTTTTCATTTGATAAACTatacattaattttttatatttgttttcggCATACATAATTTTGCTTTAATCATATGATAAAACAAAGCATCATAGCACATCTCATCACTTAATTCACACATCTTGTTTTGCTTTAGAAAACCTGTAAAATCGATCACTTTATAAAGAATTCCagtgtatgttttatatattttcactGTGTACTTAACCTATAGGTGAGGGTTTGCTTTTTGTAAGATTAGAAATGTGGGGGTTTAAACATAAatcttttacaaaacaaaatgcaacattaCCGACCTGATCAGgttgattatatttaaaaataaaaatctgtcttTTATCAAACTAATTTTCTTCCTGGTTAAATATTGCAGTGACTTCATATGCTTAATTACACTtctttgtatgtactgtattttacttGACTTTACTTTGGGAAAATTAAACCACTATATTGCAAATTATGGCTTTTAAAAATAACGGTAAAGCCATAATCCtcacaaaacatgaaatacagtactatcatttatttattcataaaattGTGCATTCAAGGGGGGATATAAAAATTCAATTAAGATCACTTTTCACTTCAAGTAATACATTGTCTGTTTTCACAGTTATCTATGtttaataagtaaatgaataataaaaaaagtagttTATGGAGGTTATAAAATGTCCTTATATTGCACAGAATGGTAAATCATTagttcattttaaagattttctaGTTTTTACTGTCTGAAAGAAATTGATTAAAATGGTAGCAGTAAAGGATTGCTTTCAGATTATTagataactagacaaagagcccgttttgacaacgtaagatgaaaggggcatgagtttgtgtcagcagtgtatgaagaacaaatgataagtaacgaagaagttgttttgtaatgattgtagtccgctttactcattactgtacaggcttgtactgttagttgatgaattttccaggcctatagtataatattgaatgatgaatgttccagtacaatatggaatagtaataagtataagcaccacaaacccgATATAGGTTTGCGGCCTATTTTTGTGAccctaaatccgccgcctgccgcgatgttagggttggatgtcggtctcgtaaggtttttcgggcagctgcacagaaggcgactgcgcattctgtttcggacgtgcgcagaaggcgactgcgcattcggcgacggacggacgtgagtgagtgagtgagtgagtgagtgagtgagtgagtgagtgaggaggcaggcgaattatgtattaagattggcTGTTGCAGAAATTTGCATTCATCATTTTGTATTActattatatatagtattatattaGTAACTTTTCATAAAGAAATTACAGCCTGACTTTTATGTATtgttcttggtgttttttttttttttttttttttttttgattctagGTCCATTCTTCCGTTACCAAACAtactgggattggctgcagcagcgAGATCCAGGCTCAGTTCCAGGGCTGAATTACTGCCTAATACGTCTTCGCATGGTGCCTGTGTACGCTGTCCTCTTCACCATTGTGTCTTCAGTGTTTCCTCTCAGTTATGTACGCAGTCCTGATTTTCTTCAGCATTACTATATATACAGGTATGGGTTTGAAAAGGAATTTTGTAAAATTTAGCAAAAAGAGGTGATTTCCTACATAGAAACCGAACCATTGGATACGTCTAAATTTTTAGAAGATGGTGACTTGAGAATTAACTGAAATTTTTAACAACTATAAGTTCTCTATGCTTGTCTTTGTGATTCTCATTGGAGCTCCCAGCCCccttaaaagtgtattttttttttttttttaccgtatttctttttaatcttcttgTCAAGTAAATATTAAAAGATGTATTTGGTATTAGTTTTAACATACATTTCAAGTTGAAATCCACAGTTTACAActtttaacttcttttttatttgaatgaatTTTTGCCTCTTTGTTTAACAAGTTTTGATAATCAAATGTTTAAAGCGTAAGAGTACTGGAGTAGTAGTAGTCTTTTCATATGGACAGAGTACAGATATTCTTTctttcatgtccaaccaacatgcaacatgctgTCGTTCAaatccatctctctattataataaaaaaatcctgggacgagaccagactttttcagagagatactttcaagtcccgtgagacgagactttgtgccaagagatttaaccatgtccggagccggaaataaaagacaaagagtagatgacaaagtagaacgtcgtaaagaattaaaaaatgttgctgcgatacacatgcagagcagattagagatcatgaaagtactaaaattcgaaagtctcaaaaaatgatagtaaagatcacaatagcacaaacaaacggaaattattactcggtgaaatagcgGAAAGAGACCAagtatattgttcggatttaaactttaagtcggaggcttgaagatcgtctaatttgtgttcagggaaaagtagtgtttcttcccaatgttagaattaaaagatttgttttttggtgaaagggaaatccacatacgcaagctaTTTTAGTCTTgtcaaaaaaaatccagagaaacTCCAGTAGagcagagatatatatataacattgtgtgttatctGTATGTCATAATATTATCATCATGTCCTGGGTCAACATATGTTTGAGGGATGCTTTAGTATgctgttaattaattaaaaaaatataaaatgtaaaacagtcCACAACTGCTCTTCATTAAACATGCCACTTCATTAACTTTAGCTATTCTGAATAAATAACTTATTATAGTCTGAAAAAATACTTAATTCCACTCACAATTAGTATGAGACCTTATTCCTGCcacttaaaaaatgtattgcattactTTGCAcaagaattgcattgttttgcaaTAATTATTGCAATATTATACAAAAGTGTTGGATTATTATGCAAAAGATGTTACCTGGTGTGGTCGGTTTCTTGTGCACCTGCATGCTCCATATGTAGACCGGTTGAGAAGGTGTATATGcgtaatcaagtgacaagaagtgAACAAAAGTCATAGGTATACATTTAATTCTGCCTGTGCTGAGGTGTGAATTTAATCCGACAAATTTAGCATCACAAGGAAGTGAGCGATTATTGCAGCAGAATTTGGTGTTAGGCAAGAAGTAACCTGCTGCTGCCGGTAACATCATGTATGCATGTGGAGGCAGAGGTGAAAAAGCATGTAGCTTGCAATCAAGGGATActaactgaacaaaagttataggcatacatttaattttaatcagaTTAAACTTTAGTAAGTttggtacagatgttttaacataggtGGAGTGGTAGCGCAGAGTTAGCATTCCTGACTCACTCCACCAGGGTCTGCAGTGTAAGCAGGAAGCAACTGTGGTGGACGATAAAACCTGTCCTTTGCAGGGAACCATCACAAAGTCAAGCTGTCCGCTAACggaatgttttaaaaagtatctgtttagttttaatctaGATATTTACTGTAGATGTTTTGAATCCATGTTATCTAGTGGTACATTTGCTGGCGTTTATACATTGAATGTTCAGAGGGTCGGGTTGGTGACCCGACAGCACAAGAAAgactaaacatttttttgttaatttagaagtGTTCTggatacattttcaatttttaaagatCTTGCCTGCTTCTGCTGATAACATCTGGCCTGTGCTTGGAGAGGTAGGTTAGGCAGATCTGTAGCATGCAATTAACTGACATTCACTTGCTGACCCTGGCACTTTGAGTCAGGAATACTGATGGGAAGGTCATGAGAGGATTTAGCCCCAATTTCTCCCAGCTCCTATTGCTAAACCCATGATCTTTTTATCTATCCTATTTGATTCAGCCCCTGATCATAGAGCGAAAAGTTAAAGATGGATGCTGTTTGAATTTATATATTGGGTTGACAATCATGCAACTTCAGGAGGGAAGTTCCGTGCCACACAATCCCTAAAACCATACCCCAGGCTCATCGatctgtgtttgtttgtttatttatttatttgtttgtttgtttgtttttatatctggGTAATCTGAGTAAGACTGCGCACAACAAATCAGATCTCTGCAAATCCTAATGTTGTACCTGCGCTATGCTACCACTCTACCTATATTAAAATGTCAATACCAAGCTTACTAAATTTGAAtctgattaaaattaaatgtatgcctATAACTTTTGTTCAGGTATTGTCCCTTCATTGCAAGGTGAATGTTTGTTTTCTTCACCTGTACCTCCACAAGCATGCCTAGTGTTACTGGAAGCAGCAGGTTCCTTCTTGCATTAcatccagtgctgctgtgatgatctctggctccctgtgaccctatccggcaaagtctaaggagaatGGACTGGGATaatcttttaagtgtggagatagTTGAGGAGCAGTGGGACAAGTTTAAAAACACTTTACATAATAATGCAGGActggaacataacaaaattttgaattaatggtaaataataaaaaaaacacctccaCAATGGGTTAATAAAGAGATGAAATagaatctgcaaaggaaaaaaatatgtataagactaataactccaatgtgaatcgtagGACATAGAAGAGCATGATGGCAACCATTAAGAAATATATTAGGGAGATTAAAAAGAAGTTAGACAGCAATAAGgcagataaagagaaagatgatccaaagagattctttcagtattttaggagtaaaagaacagtcaaggaggaggtgaagtgcatcaggaatagtataggagaatttaaaaaaaaaaacaaaaaaaaaaacagacagatgctctAAACTCTCATTTTGTTTGAGGTCTTTACATGTGAGAAAGCACATAACCTCTCAGCAGTAAAAGGGGCTACTTAGGAGGTACTGAattatttggaaattgtagagggagaagtattgtcagattaaataggctgaaatcaaacaaatcacagtACCTGTGTGATTTCTTAAAATAGCATCAATattctttgagctacattatttgtatgaaaatgtgctatataaataaatattctgcACAGCTGTTGGAGGTGCTGTAAACACcattagaaaatgaaaagaaattagcTGCTGTAACCACAAGGTGGTACCACTGTGCCCCAAACCACATATGCAGTAATGGCtaacacaattccaggttcagATAAAGGATTTTATTTATCACAGACATCTTCTTCATaagaacactagcaaaatacacaAATCCGTAATTCTCTACTTCCACCTCCAAGAGTGTCTCTCTTTTAAATTCCACCCAGGAACTGCTTCTGGTGTCATGCCCAGGTTGTCCAGAGCATTTCTGGGTCATGTGGAAAGCAGAGTAGTCCTCCCGCGCCAGCACCCACTGGTGTTCTCCacagaccctgacagggctgtatTCATAGACTTCAGATCCTCTGccaccctgcgggtgtccaaatcTGGTCCAGCCTTGAAGAACACTGGTATCTGTCATGTCGGGGAATGAATGACTCCCAGTAAGTCAGTTCACCTAGTccatccattctggccccctggcCAAGTATGAATCCATCCTTTATCCTGGCCAGGGTTACTGTCCTTCCTCCCTGGCACCTACACTGCACTTCCTGCTTCAATAGTAGACACTTCATAATACACCACTAAATGAAGATGTAATGTAATTCAGTGATTTTCATTGCTTGTTTTTCAAGTAAGAACATCTTCAAACTGCAAAGTAATAAGTCATTATGTTTACCAATAAAAAAGCATGTTAAGTGTTTTAGAAGTAAAAGAACATTAAATTTTACGGCAGCATTGCAAAGTTAAACATTTTCACAGTCTTCCCACCTGATTTGGTATCAATGTGCTGTGCAAAGCAAGTTGTAGGTACATCTGGAACTTGATACTTTACCCCTGTAGAGTGGACCAATTGTGTTGACAAGTATAGTCAATATGGCATTGCTACATCATCTGCGCTGTCACTTGTGGACCCTTTGCTTAACCAAGGTTACTGCATAATAATGGACAGTTTCTACACCTAACCTGAACTGCTCGAGATTTTACTTGAAAGGAAAATGGACATATGTGACATTGTGAGACCAAACCACCTTGATATCCATAGTGACTCTGGTGAACGTGAACTCTTCAAGTTGTACCCTGGTGCAGTAGCTTTGtggcaaaaagacaaaatgactTTAATCAAGTGAAACAACACAAAAGATGtctgcctcctaagcactgttTATAATACACCAACTGTCAATTTTTATGTCGAAGGAAATGTGCAAGTCATTAATCCTGGTGCTGTAGTAATCTATAATAACACAATGAGCAGAATTGATTGTGCAGGTTAAGCACTGACATTCTACTCTGTGCAAGCAACAGCAGCATTTGTACAATataatgctgctgctttgcagtaaggagactgtggaagattgtgggttcgcttcccggttcctccctgtgtggatagcgctttgagtactgagaaaagtgctatataaatgtaatgaattattattattattattaatcattcaaCATCTGCTCGAATAGTGCCTATGTGTGTTGGACACTGTTTGAAAATATATCGCACAAAGCACATGTACTAAATCTAAATCAGTACAGCGGTGGACACTAGGCATACTTTTCCTACAGTGATTATGTTGATATAgctagatagaactttatttgtccccacatAATCCCCACagggctgccagctttgtccaggtgagaataagccttgttgGGCAGACAGATAATTACCTCCTCCACTTCAGTCTTTGCCCGTCAATCAGACCGCagtaggtccaggtggtctaccacaagaggactcgcatagtccaggaccagccccTCAAAGCTCTTCATGATGTGAAACGTAAGTaccactggtctgtagttattGTGGCATTTAGACAGACATCTTTTATTGTTGGATAAACAATCGGcacttttggcttgttttttggTGGTAAACAGAACACTATGGAGGTTAATTAATATGCCTGTTGTTAAATTTTTCTCCACACAATCTCTGCATCTGCATCACATCTCTTTATGGCTTTTATATTGGGTGCTACTGTAAATTGTGGTGGTATGTGTGTGGGTATTTTTCTGTGAAAGCATTGACCTTGCAGGAGGAGTTCTAACAATATAATGGATTTTAAAACTCTTTGATCTTCGTGAACACTGTGTACAACTTAAAACATGTATAGTTTTACTCCTCTCTTCAAATAGGGTCTTTGATTTTTCCCTTGTGTAATAAAAATGGAATTATATCAATTCCCTTTATGACTATAATACACTCAATTTGTGATGTACCTGTATAATTGTTAGTCATGTTAAAAACTCCATTTTCTGTGTCTTCCTGTCCTTTTCAATTATGATGCTTGATATtctctgttctgttatttcatccCATGCTGATTGCCCTGTGTAATTTCTgttgaaataaatatttcaagTATAACACCCTTGATTAAAACAGACCCACACCACACCTTCATCACTTATTTTAATATGTATTGCATTTAGATTTAGTAGTAAAATATACTGTttatctagattttttttttccctttgactGACCTGATGTACAtctgtatttataaatattctgtTTATTGTCTCCTATACAGGATCTTCTACATGGTGCCTATTTTCTTTGTCTTCCGTATGCGCTTCTACGCAGCTTGGAATGCTGCTGAGGCAGGGTGCATATCTGCTGGACTTGGGGCCTACCCAGAGGAGGCACAATGCAAACCAGGAGGTGGACCTTCTGTGGAGTACAAGTAAATCTCATCTAATGCTGTAACAAGAAAAGTCTCATGGGTGGGGCGGGCGGTCATAATAATAGTATGGTTTTTGAAGAGTTATACTTTTctaaaaacttttctgtttattttctgccaacagttcttttctttttgataacTTTTCCTTAGCACTTACAGTGAAACCCCAGTTCAGTACAATTTTGAGACAATCCGTAACATAGACTGCTACAACACTGACTTCTGTGTGAAGGTGCGACATGGCATGCGGTATTGGAACATGACAGTGCAGTGGTGGCTACACCAGTACATTTACCAGAAAGCTCCATTCAGGAGTTATGTATTTCGGTAAGTAGTTGGATGCCTGCAACTCCACAGTAGTTTTGTTTTGATGAgctaattctaattctaattaatttaattaatttaattgctAATTCTAAGTTATCGAGCAAGTTTAATTTTACCCTGTGGAGACTTTCCACTTTCATGTTGGGATGTATCTACACCGTTCAAACAGGTATGATTCAGCTACGACTTTGTGTGGGTTGTTTGCTAAAGCAATTATTCACTGCTAATGTTTTACATGTTTGGAAGGTGTGGTGTGGAAGGTGACAAAATGCATGAGGTGGATTGAATgtgaataaagaatatttatcagACTCCCTGAAGTTACATAATAACTTGTGTAATGACATCTTTGCAGTTCTTTGTTCATACTGAGTAAGTCATGCAGAATTccgtaaatattttattgtttcatttcaatTTACTATATCCATCACCTCACTACTTGTACCCGTGTCTTTTAATAACCACTTACCTGAAATCAGTGTGGCATCCATCAGCTCTAGAAAGGCACAACTTGCTAATCtaattttgaataatgatgtactgaattatttaaatgaattttgtttttaattatatgtaCAACTTTTACCATTATCTTAAATATGTAGAATATATTTGGTGAAAACCCCTTAACCCAGTGTTGtactaaacaggtttgagaatccCGTTGCCTCCTTTTCTCTGCTcacctaatattttttttctttctttctgtttctgtttgtgtGTTCAGAGCGGCTTGGACTATGTTTGTCAGCGCCTACTGGCATGGCCTGCATGCTGGATACTATTTGTCCTTCCTGACCATCCCACTGTGCATTGCTGCTGAAACCTCAATGGAGAAGGGACTTCGGACACGACTAACAGATAAGGGCCAATACTGGTTTGACTGGGTCCACTGGTTCCTAAAAATGAGAGCCTATGACTACATGTGCATGGGCTTTGTCCTGCTGAGTGGGTCCGACACCGTATATTATTGGGGTTCTGTGTATTTTACCATTCATGTGGTGGCACTGTTATGCATTGGGGTGGGTAAAGTTTTGGGTGGCAGTGCAGAGAGAGGAGGCCAGAAAGAGAAACAAGCGAAAGGTGATGCGAGATAAGGTGGCTGATAAATATACAGCTGAGACTGAATTCCCAAGAAAGATGGGCACCCAGAGTACCCTTCGTATCACTGttaaactgtttacattttgtcagattgtcTGCCAGTGCaaccgttttttgtttttttttcttctctcaaaAAATATTCAGCTGGAACACTGCTATGGTTTTTATATGGCGTCTGATTCACACCTCAGAGCTGCATTCATGGAGGAAGGCAGCATTGAGACACAATGTGCAAAAAGAGTGTAAAACGTTTAAAGACAGTTATCAAAGAACATTCCTGCAGTATGTCAGTTACCAATTTCCTCTAGTATGAAAGACTACTTTTTCTAATTCAAGGTCACTCTTTATTGCCACTTTTTtataatgcatatactgtaagcACACACGgttatattttgtgtattattttgtgtgttagtattttttatatttgctggATTTGAAGCCAGTTGATCAGTGTCTTTGGTTTTTAACCTCATAAATTCAGCTCATTTATAGTTATTATAAAGCTCTATCAGTTTGGGAGTGTCTCAATAATGTTATGCAGGGGATTTCAGTCAAGTTCTCCTGTTTATGCCACTCTTATTTACTAGTATCTAGAAGTATGTAAATGACACAATAAGGTGCCAGAACAGAGTTAATGTCGAGAAGTTCCATCCTACAGCATCATGACTGTGTACTGGGATAATTGTAAAGCTGCTTTCCTTATAAAGGAATTTTGTTGAGCCATTTGATGCAGAACTATCCTTGTCCCTGATgttattaaaatgtgttattgataaAGCTTCTTTTAAATCTGTGCTGTATGTAACATACCATGACACTTGTAAGtctgcctaatccaattcagggtcacaggggactgCAGCCTGTCTGtgtagcattgggcacaaaccTTCCACTGAACCTAACCTGGTAATGTGTGGTGTAGAGATAATAAAGAAGTACCAGACTACCAAATGTTTAAATGGTACTATATCAGCATTATGGGAAATGTGGTAATCTTACTACATGAAAATGTGACCAAAATAGCTTTACTCTGCCtctattgaaaaacaaaatctctCCGTCTTCATAAAAAACGTATAAAGCTCGGATTAGGtggtgctgtgtttgtgtgtctagCAGAAAATCAGATTGTGCCATCTGAGCTTTATTGCCTACTCTTCAGTTCACTTACAAAAAAAAGATGAGAAATGACTGATAACACTAGTCGTCCCCAATTTGAATAACACAAGTCAAAGTAAGGGAAAAAAAGTATTGATGTTAATACTTTGATTGTGAGGCAAATGAAAAAGTTGAACCTGAAGATATTACAGCACACTTTTCCAAACTGTGTTACAAGGCTTGTCTCACCCAATGAGCAACACATCGAAGGTTTCCAAGCATTTACCCTTTGCTCATCCCAATGTCTTCCAGAGGCTCAGAACTCGACAGGTGTGAAATggtatttacagtaaaaatgagACAAGTTAAGATTAATAGATTTCGATGTGCAGCGTTTTCACACAGCGTGAGTTCACATTTTCCTGAGCTTGtttaatgaacaaacacaaacaagttcaGGCCTAATCATTGTGGTTCTGTAAAGGCTGATGCAAAATGCCAAACTAAATAGACTTAATCTACAGTTCAAATAATGCACACTTCACTAATAATATCGATTAGCCCTCAAGGA is a genomic window containing:
- the mboat7 gene encoding lysophospholipid acyltransferase 7, which translates into the protein MTPDELIYISVLALSIPVGFIFRYLSPPLKQAVSLILGLAVVLTTCGFHILHSLITVIGSWVLINYSWRSAPNLTLFWTFSYLFFFRLVAWFGLPSPTPITNAVQLVLTLKMVSLANEVQAFHLAKKEESSSFSKSGVVCSILQLPSLYDVLSYSYCYIGIMTGPFFRYQTYWDWLQQRDPGSVPGLNYCLIRLRMVPVYAVLFTIVSSVFPLSYVRSPDFLQHYYIYRIFYMVPIFFVFRMRFYAAWNAAEAGCISAGLGAYPEEAQCKPGGGPSVEYNTYSETPVQYNFETIRNIDCYNTDFCVKVRHGMRYWNMTVQWWLHQYIYQKAPFRSYVFRAAWTMFVSAYWHGLHAGYYLSFLTIPLCIAAETSMEKGLRTRLTDKGQYWFDWVHWFLKMRAYDYMCMGFVLLSGSDTVYYWGSVYFTIHVVALLCIGVGKVLGGSAERGGQKEKQAKGDAR